A genomic region of Cannabis sativa cultivar Pink pepper isolate KNU-18-1 chromosome 1, ASM2916894v1, whole genome shotgun sequence contains the following coding sequences:
- the LOC115706576 gene encoding U-box domain-containing protein 35 isoform X2: protein MSIRENVEADERFSMATPSCSSEIGIAINGNKNSKYMVQWALNKFVPEGNINIKLIHVHPRILTVPTANITEAYKTEMHWKTIELLLPYKKMCLQRKVEVEVVVIESNDVPNAIAAKVAELAITKLVIGAPSRSMFTRKPKGLSTKISERAPKSCAVYAISKGKLSSVRPSQLERVQSVYSMNNDISDSYSVISNSSHASSSQSEVGSVTSSCSYQSSSLTLQRFQALKSMNQTLLKPRKLSCDSYYFKYQLTDLEEGKDNADSCSSISDAEHTVSHISSSGSFANDNHSFTSSDQASTFDVCTESSMSESPADLNFELEKLRTELRHVKGMYAMAQSETNAASRKLKDLNKNLLDNSKRLEEIIAEEDKTKALAKEEKEKHEAAKRKAMYVRQCVEREASLKKDAEMKAMHDAKEIEKLEIALTGNLQQYQQFTWEEIQSATCNFSEVLKIGFGGYGTVYKCKFHQTTAAVKVLSSNESCKDKQFLRELDILSKIHHPHLLILIGACLDRGCLVYEYMENGSLEDRLMQRQGTPPIPWFDRYRIAWEVASALAFLHKSKPKPIIHRDLKPANILLDQNLVSKIGDVGLAALFQSDQSHSSTMFMETGPVGTLCYMDPEYQRTGLISPKSDVYGFGMVILQLLTAKPALALAHVVETAVKDGRLEDILDSKAGNWPSEETKELVELGLSCVELFRKDRPDLQAQILPILQRLKITADKARDSASRVHFSPPPNHFICPILKDVMNDPCAAADGYTYDRKAIEMWLQSSDISPMTNLPLSTKNLVPNYTLLSAIMDWKSK from the exons ATGAGTATAAGAGAAAATGTTGAAGCAGATGAAAGGTTTTCAATGGCAACACCTTCATGTAGTTCAGAGATTGGTATTGCAATCAATGGAAACAAGAATAGCAAATACATGGTTCAATGGGCACTAAACAAATTTGTTCCAGAGGGAAATATTAACATCAAATTGATACATGTTCATCCCAGGATTCTGACTGTTCCCACGGCAA ACATTACAGAGGCTTATAAAACGGAAATGCATTGGAAGACAATTGAACTCCTTCTTCCTTACAAGAAAATGTGTCTTCAAAGAAAG GTAGAAGTAGAGGTTGTTGTCATTGAATCAAACGATGTGCCAAATGCCATAGCAGCCAAGGTAGCTGAATTAGCCATTACCAAGCTCGTCATTGGAGCGCCTTCTCGTAGCATGTTCacaag GAAACCCAAGGGCCTGTCAACAAAGATTTCAGAACGTGCCCCAAAATCTTGCGCAGTCTATGCTATTTCGAAAGGCAAGTTGTCATCCGTACGTCCATCCCAATTGGAGAGAGTTCAAAGTGTCTACAGCATGAACAATGACATTAGTGATTCATATTCTGTCATATCTAATTCAAGCCATGCTTCCAGCTCCCAATCAG AAGTTGGTTCGGTTACTTCATCTTGTAGTTACCAATCTTCTTCGCTGACATTGCAGCGATTTCAAGCTCTTAAATCTATGAATCAGACACTTCTCAAACCAAGAAAACTTTCATGTGATAGCTACTATTTCAAATATCAGTTGACGGATCTTGAGGAAGGAAAGGATAATGCAGATTCTTGTTCTAGTATTTCTGATGCTGAACACACAGTGAGTCACATCTCTAGTAGTGGGAGCTTTGCAAACGATAACCATTCCTTTACTTCTTCTGATCAAGCTTCCACCTTTGATGTGTGCACAGAAAGTTCAATGTCTGAGAGCCCG GCCGACCTCAACTTTGAGCTTGAAAAGTTGAGAACAGAACTCAGACATGTCAAAGGAATGTATGCAATGGCTCAAAGTGAGACAAATGCTGCTTCTCGAAAG CTGAAAGATCTAAACAAAAACCTGTTGGATAATTCCAAAAGGCTTGAAGAAATTATCGCGGAGGAGGACAAAACAAAAGCACTAgcaaaagaagagaaagagaagcATGAGGCTGCCAAAAGAAAAGCTATGTATGTGAGGCAATGTGTTGAAAGAGAAGCCTCTCTGAAGAAGGATGCTGAGATGAAAGCTATGCATGATGCTAAAGAGATTGAGAAGCTTGAGATTGCTCTCACGGGTAATTTACAACAATACCAGCAATTTACATGGGAAGAAATTCAGTCAGCCACTTGTAATTTTTCTGAGGTTCTTAAGATTGGTTTTGGAGGGTATGGAACTGTCTACAAGTGCAAATTTCATCAAACAACTGCTGCAGTGAAAGTTCTTAGCTCTAATGAGAGCTGCAAAGATAAGCAGTTCCTGCGCGAG CTTGACATCTTGAGCAAAATTCATCATCCCCATTTGCTTATCCTCATTGGGGCGTGTTTAGATCGCGGTTGCCTTGTTTACGAGTACATGGAGAATGGTAGCCTGGAGGACAGGTTGATGCAGAGACAAGGAACTCCTCCCATCCCTTGGTTTGACAGGTACAGAATTGCTTGGGAAGTAGCCTCTGCACTTGCCTTCCTCCACAAGTCAAAGCCCAAACCAATCATCCACCGTGATCTTAAACCAGCTAACATCTTGCTTGATCAAAATCTTGTGAGCAAGATTGGGGATGTTGGCCTTGCTGCATTGTTTCAGTCAGACCAATCTCATTCATCAACCATGTTTATGGAGACAGGACCAGTTGGAACCCTCTGCTACATGGATCCCGAGTACCAAAGGACTGGTCTAATCTCTCCAAAATCAGATGTTTATGGTTTCGGGATGGTGATTTTACAACTACTGACTGCAAAACCAGCATTGGCACTAGCCCATGTGGTGGAAACTGCTGTTAAGGACGGTCGTCTAGAGGACATTTTGGATTCAAAAGCAGGTAATTGGCCGAGCGAAGAAACAAAAGAATTGGTTGAATTGGGACTCAGCTGTGTGGAGCTTTTCCGTAAAGATAGACCTGATTTGCAAGCTCAAATACTTCCCATACTACAGAGATTGAAAATTACAGCCGATAAAGCCCGAGATTCGGCTTCTAGAGTGCACTTTTCACCTCCTCCTAATCATTTCATCTGTCCAATTCTTAAG GATGTGATGAATGATCCTTGTGCTGCGGCGGATGGCTACACTTACGATCGTAAAGCCATAGAGATGTGGCTTCAATCCAGTGACATTTCGCCAATGACCAATTTGCCATTGTCAACCAAGAATCTAGTACCAAATTACACTCTTCTTTCTGCCATTATGGATtggaaatccaaataa
- the LOC115706576 gene encoding U-box domain-containing protein 35 isoform X1 → MSIRENVEADERFSMATPSCSSEIGIAINGNKNSKYMVQWALNKFVPEGNINIKLIHVHPRILTVPTAMGNFLPISDVREDITEAYKTEMHWKTIELLLPYKKMCLQRKVEVEVVVIESNDVPNAIAAKVAELAITKLVIGAPSRSMFTRKPKGLSTKISERAPKSCAVYAISKGKLSSVRPSQLERVQSVYSMNNDISDSYSVISNSSHASSSQSEVGSVTSSCSYQSSSLTLQRFQALKSMNQTLLKPRKLSCDSYYFKYQLTDLEEGKDNADSCSSISDAEHTVSHISSSGSFANDNHSFTSSDQASTFDVCTESSMSESPADLNFELEKLRTELRHVKGMYAMAQSETNAASRKLKDLNKNLLDNSKRLEEIIAEEDKTKALAKEEKEKHEAAKRKAMYVRQCVEREASLKKDAEMKAMHDAKEIEKLEIALTGNLQQYQQFTWEEIQSATCNFSEVLKIGFGGYGTVYKCKFHQTTAAVKVLSSNESCKDKQFLRELDILSKIHHPHLLILIGACLDRGCLVYEYMENGSLEDRLMQRQGTPPIPWFDRYRIAWEVASALAFLHKSKPKPIIHRDLKPANILLDQNLVSKIGDVGLAALFQSDQSHSSTMFMETGPVGTLCYMDPEYQRTGLISPKSDVYGFGMVILQLLTAKPALALAHVVETAVKDGRLEDILDSKAGNWPSEETKELVELGLSCVELFRKDRPDLQAQILPILQRLKITADKARDSASRVHFSPPPNHFICPILKDVMNDPCAAADGYTYDRKAIEMWLQSSDISPMTNLPLSTKNLVPNYTLLSAIMDWKSK, encoded by the exons ATGAGTATAAGAGAAAATGTTGAAGCAGATGAAAGGTTTTCAATGGCAACACCTTCATGTAGTTCAGAGATTGGTATTGCAATCAATGGAAACAAGAATAGCAAATACATGGTTCAATGGGCACTAAACAAATTTGTTCCAGAGGGAAATATTAACATCAAATTGATACATGTTCATCCCAGGATTCTGACTGTTCCCACGGCAA TGGGAAATTTCCTTCCTATTTCGGACGTGAGAGAAGACATTACAGAGGCTTATAAAACGGAAATGCATTGGAAGACAATTGAACTCCTTCTTCCTTACAAGAAAATGTGTCTTCAAAGAAAG GTAGAAGTAGAGGTTGTTGTCATTGAATCAAACGATGTGCCAAATGCCATAGCAGCCAAGGTAGCTGAATTAGCCATTACCAAGCTCGTCATTGGAGCGCCTTCTCGTAGCATGTTCacaag GAAACCCAAGGGCCTGTCAACAAAGATTTCAGAACGTGCCCCAAAATCTTGCGCAGTCTATGCTATTTCGAAAGGCAAGTTGTCATCCGTACGTCCATCCCAATTGGAGAGAGTTCAAAGTGTCTACAGCATGAACAATGACATTAGTGATTCATATTCTGTCATATCTAATTCAAGCCATGCTTCCAGCTCCCAATCAG AAGTTGGTTCGGTTACTTCATCTTGTAGTTACCAATCTTCTTCGCTGACATTGCAGCGATTTCAAGCTCTTAAATCTATGAATCAGACACTTCTCAAACCAAGAAAACTTTCATGTGATAGCTACTATTTCAAATATCAGTTGACGGATCTTGAGGAAGGAAAGGATAATGCAGATTCTTGTTCTAGTATTTCTGATGCTGAACACACAGTGAGTCACATCTCTAGTAGTGGGAGCTTTGCAAACGATAACCATTCCTTTACTTCTTCTGATCAAGCTTCCACCTTTGATGTGTGCACAGAAAGTTCAATGTCTGAGAGCCCG GCCGACCTCAACTTTGAGCTTGAAAAGTTGAGAACAGAACTCAGACATGTCAAAGGAATGTATGCAATGGCTCAAAGTGAGACAAATGCTGCTTCTCGAAAG CTGAAAGATCTAAACAAAAACCTGTTGGATAATTCCAAAAGGCTTGAAGAAATTATCGCGGAGGAGGACAAAACAAAAGCACTAgcaaaagaagagaaagagaagcATGAGGCTGCCAAAAGAAAAGCTATGTATGTGAGGCAATGTGTTGAAAGAGAAGCCTCTCTGAAGAAGGATGCTGAGATGAAAGCTATGCATGATGCTAAAGAGATTGAGAAGCTTGAGATTGCTCTCACGGGTAATTTACAACAATACCAGCAATTTACATGGGAAGAAATTCAGTCAGCCACTTGTAATTTTTCTGAGGTTCTTAAGATTGGTTTTGGAGGGTATGGAACTGTCTACAAGTGCAAATTTCATCAAACAACTGCTGCAGTGAAAGTTCTTAGCTCTAATGAGAGCTGCAAAGATAAGCAGTTCCTGCGCGAG CTTGACATCTTGAGCAAAATTCATCATCCCCATTTGCTTATCCTCATTGGGGCGTGTTTAGATCGCGGTTGCCTTGTTTACGAGTACATGGAGAATGGTAGCCTGGAGGACAGGTTGATGCAGAGACAAGGAACTCCTCCCATCCCTTGGTTTGACAGGTACAGAATTGCTTGGGAAGTAGCCTCTGCACTTGCCTTCCTCCACAAGTCAAAGCCCAAACCAATCATCCACCGTGATCTTAAACCAGCTAACATCTTGCTTGATCAAAATCTTGTGAGCAAGATTGGGGATGTTGGCCTTGCTGCATTGTTTCAGTCAGACCAATCTCATTCATCAACCATGTTTATGGAGACAGGACCAGTTGGAACCCTCTGCTACATGGATCCCGAGTACCAAAGGACTGGTCTAATCTCTCCAAAATCAGATGTTTATGGTTTCGGGATGGTGATTTTACAACTACTGACTGCAAAACCAGCATTGGCACTAGCCCATGTGGTGGAAACTGCTGTTAAGGACGGTCGTCTAGAGGACATTTTGGATTCAAAAGCAGGTAATTGGCCGAGCGAAGAAACAAAAGAATTGGTTGAATTGGGACTCAGCTGTGTGGAGCTTTTCCGTAAAGATAGACCTGATTTGCAAGCTCAAATACTTCCCATACTACAGAGATTGAAAATTACAGCCGATAAAGCCCGAGATTCGGCTTCTAGAGTGCACTTTTCACCTCCTCCTAATCATTTCATCTGTCCAATTCTTAAG GATGTGATGAATGATCCTTGTGCTGCGGCGGATGGCTACACTTACGATCGTAAAGCCATAGAGATGTGGCTTCAATCCAGTGACATTTCGCCAATGACCAATTTGCCATTGTCAACCAAGAATCTAGTACCAAATTACACTCTTCTTTCTGCCATTATGGATtggaaatccaaataa